From a single Lates calcarifer isolate ASB-BC8 linkage group LG12, TLL_Latcal_v3, whole genome shotgun sequence genomic region:
- the ldlrad2 gene encoding low-density lipoprotein receptor class A domain-containing protein 2 isoform X1 — protein MELEMESCWQRVFKLLLLLCLMTLHSSAIETVNVVDFCGQMIRGDGMIVNSHQESKKYYFVTMGTDCHLTMQANSPKDKVQFHFRFFLVYSLLRVAPLSPAPLFPESPRDPAPLNPRLEPTSGESPGDPCHAGSYVQFYDGRDRSSPPLGPPLCGKSPPRPVLSTGNYLTLRLVTRGTQPRVDFVGDFTSFRLGFNQSECNSEPYFTCRNGKCIPLSLVCDDKGIDNCGDGSDLEENLTTGCKAGQLLHPEPPPPMATPPPPFVNPPTVPLATHMNCGMPGSAPSHESVTDSPASLSLLVLYIILAVVAGGMVLCWCCWSPGWFLWRVSICRFLPCCNVACASCQLCTQSCIHRKEHRLAKVTPHTPVNGTPTDTAATTNNADENVTTAAV, from the exons ATGGAGTTGGAGATGGAGAGCTGCTGGCAGCGTGTGTTCAAgctgcttctcctgctctgcctcATGACTCTCCACAGCTCGGCCATCGAGACCG TGAATGTGGTAGACTTCTGTGGCCAGATGATCCGGGGAGATGGCATGATTGTCAACTCGCACCAGGAATCCAAGAAGTACTACTTTGTGACCATGGGGACCGATTGCCACCTCACCATGCAGGCCAACTCTCCTAAAGACAAAGTCCAGTTCCACTTCCGCTTCTTCCTGGTCTACAGTTTGCTGCGAGTGGCCCCTCTGAGCCCAGCCCCTCTCTTCCCCGAGTCCCCTCGTGACCCAGCTCCCCTCAACCCAAGACTGGAGCCCACCTCTGGTGAAAGCCCGGGGGACCCATGTCATGCTGGCTCATACGTTCAGTTCTATGATGGACGGGACAGGAGCTCACCACCTCTCGGGCCTCCTCTTTGCGGGAAGAGCCCACCCCGACCAGTGCTGTCCACAGGAAACTACCTCACCCTGAGGCTGGTGACCCGGGGGACTCAGCCCAGAGTTGACTTTGTGGGGGACTTCACTTCCTTTAGACTGG GTTTCAACCAATCAGAGTGCAACAGTGAGCCCTACTTCACCTGCAGAAATGGGAAGTGTATCCCTCTCAGTCTGGTGTGTGATGATAAAGGCATTGACAACTGTGGGGATGGAAGTGACCTAGAGGAAAACCTGACCACCGGCTGCAAAG CAGGTCAGCTTTTACATCCTGAACCCCCACCACCAATGgcaaccccacccccaccttttGTGAATCCACCCACAGTGCCACTTGCCACACATATGAATTGTGGCATGCCAGGCAGTGCTCCCAGTCATGAGTCAGTAACAG ACTCTCCTGCCTCCCTGTCCCTGTTGGTTCTCTATATCATCCTGGCTGTGGTGGCGGGTGGCATGGTGTTGTGTTGGTGCTGCTGGTCACCTGGCTGGTTCCTGTGGCGTGTCAGCATCTGTCGCTTCTTACCCTGCTGCAACGTGGCCTGTGCCTCCTGCCAGCTTTGCACCCAAAGCTGCATCCATAGGAAGGAGCACCGACTGGCAAAagtcacaccacacacacctgtcaacGGGACCCCGACCGACACAGCAGCCACCACCAACAACGCTGACGAAAATGTTACCACAGCAGCAGTTTAG
- the ldlrad2 gene encoding low-density lipoprotein receptor class A domain-containing protein 2 isoform X2: MELEMESCWQRVFKLLLLLCLMTLHSSAIETVNVVDFCGQMIRGDGMIVNSHQESKKYYFVTMGTDCHLTMQANSPKDKVQFHFRFFLVYSLLRVAPLSPAPLFPESPRDPAPLNPRLEPTSGESPGDPCHAGSYVQFYDGRDRSSPPLGPPLCGKSPPRPVLSTGNYLTLRLVTRGTQPRVDFVGDFTSFRLGFNQSECNSEPYFTCRNGKCIPLSLVCDDKGIDNCGDGSDLEENLTTGCKGQLLHPEPPPPMATPPPPFVNPPTVPLATHMNCGMPGSAPSHESVTDSPASLSLLVLYIILAVVAGGMVLCWCCWSPGWFLWRVSICRFLPCCNVACASCQLCTQSCIHRKEHRLAKVTPHTPVNGTPTDTAATTNNADENVTTAAV, from the exons ATGGAGTTGGAGATGGAGAGCTGCTGGCAGCGTGTGTTCAAgctgcttctcctgctctgcctcATGACTCTCCACAGCTCGGCCATCGAGACCG TGAATGTGGTAGACTTCTGTGGCCAGATGATCCGGGGAGATGGCATGATTGTCAACTCGCACCAGGAATCCAAGAAGTACTACTTTGTGACCATGGGGACCGATTGCCACCTCACCATGCAGGCCAACTCTCCTAAAGACAAAGTCCAGTTCCACTTCCGCTTCTTCCTGGTCTACAGTTTGCTGCGAGTGGCCCCTCTGAGCCCAGCCCCTCTCTTCCCCGAGTCCCCTCGTGACCCAGCTCCCCTCAACCCAAGACTGGAGCCCACCTCTGGTGAAAGCCCGGGGGACCCATGTCATGCTGGCTCATACGTTCAGTTCTATGATGGACGGGACAGGAGCTCACCACCTCTCGGGCCTCCTCTTTGCGGGAAGAGCCCACCCCGACCAGTGCTGTCCACAGGAAACTACCTCACCCTGAGGCTGGTGACCCGGGGGACTCAGCCCAGAGTTGACTTTGTGGGGGACTTCACTTCCTTTAGACTGG GTTTCAACCAATCAGAGTGCAACAGTGAGCCCTACTTCACCTGCAGAAATGGGAAGTGTATCCCTCTCAGTCTGGTGTGTGATGATAAAGGCATTGACAACTGTGGGGATGGAAGTGACCTAGAGGAAAACCTGACCACCGGCTGCAAAG GTCAGCTTTTACATCCTGAACCCCCACCACCAATGgcaaccccacccccaccttttGTGAATCCACCCACAGTGCCACTTGCCACACATATGAATTGTGGCATGCCAGGCAGTGCTCCCAGTCATGAGTCAGTAACAG ACTCTCCTGCCTCCCTGTCCCTGTTGGTTCTCTATATCATCCTGGCTGTGGTGGCGGGTGGCATGGTGTTGTGTTGGTGCTGCTGGTCACCTGGCTGGTTCCTGTGGCGTGTCAGCATCTGTCGCTTCTTACCCTGCTGCAACGTGGCCTGTGCCTCCTGCCAGCTTTGCACCCAAAGCTGCATCCATAGGAAGGAGCACCGACTGGCAAAagtcacaccacacacacctgtcaacGGGACCCCGACCGACACAGCAGCCACCACCAACAACGCTGACGAAAATGTTACCACAGCAGCAGTTTAG